Proteins found in one Nostoc sp. NIES-3756 genomic segment:
- a CDS encoding ATP-dependent Clp protease ATP-binding subunit: MFERFTEKAIKVIMLAQEEARRLGHNFVGTEQILLGLIGEGTGVAAKVLKSMGVNLKDARIEVEKIIGRGSGFVAVEIPFTPRAKRVLELSLEEARQLGHNYIGTEHLLLGLIREGEGVAARVLENLGVDLSKVRTQVIRMLGETAEVSATGQSGRTKTPTLDEFGSNLTQMATDNKLDPVVGRAKEIERVIQILGRRTKNNPVLIGEPGVGKTAIAEGLASRIANKDVPDILEDKRVVTLDIGLLVAGTKYRGEFEERLKKIMDEIRQAGNVILVIDEVHTLIGAGAAEGAIDAANILKPALARGELQCIGATTLDEYRKHIERDAALERRFQPVMVGEPTVDETIEILYGLRDRYEQHHKLKISDEALVAAAKLSDRYISDRYLPDKAIDLVDEAGSRVRLINSQLPPAAKELDKELRQILKEKDDAVRSQDFDRAGELRDREMEIKAEIRAIAQSKTNASGTEGEEPVVTEEDIAHIVASWTGVPVNKLTESESEKLLHMEDTLHQRLIGQEDAVKAVSRAIRRARVGLKNPNRPIASFVFSGPTGVGKTELAKSLASYFFGSEEAMIRLDMSEYMERHTVSKLIGSPPGYVGYNEGGQLTEAVRRRPYTVVLFDEIEKAHPDVFNMLLQILEDGRLTDAKGRTVDFKNTLLILTSNIGSKVIEKGGGGIGFEFADDQSESQYNRIRSLVNEELKQYFRPEFLNRLDEIIVFRQLSKAEVTEIADIMLKEVFGRLTEKGITLEVSDRFKDRLIQEGYSPSYGARPLRRAIMRLLEDSLAEEILSGRIKDGDIAFVDVDENGTVQVSSQQRRELLPQGVES; the protein is encoded by the coding sequence ATGTTTGAACGCTTCACAGAAAAAGCCATTAAAGTAATCATGCTGGCCCAAGAAGAGGCCCGCCGTTTAGGTCACAACTTCGTTGGAACCGAGCAAATCCTCTTGGGTTTGATCGGGGAAGGTACGGGAGTTGCGGCCAAGGTGCTGAAATCGATGGGAGTCAATCTCAAAGATGCTCGCATCGAAGTAGAAAAAATCATAGGCCGGGGTTCGGGCTTTGTGGCCGTGGAAATTCCGTTTACGCCACGGGCAAAGCGGGTTCTAGAACTATCCCTAGAAGAAGCGCGCCAATTAGGGCATAACTACATTGGCACCGAGCATCTGCTGTTGGGCCTGATCCGAGAAGGGGAAGGTGTGGCAGCCAGGGTGCTGGAAAATCTTGGGGTGGATCTATCTAAGGTAAGAACCCAAGTTATCCGGATGTTGGGAGAAACCGCCGAGGTTTCAGCGACCGGGCAATCTGGACGCACCAAAACACCAACTTTGGATGAATTTGGCTCTAACCTGACCCAAATGGCCACGGATAACAAGCTCGATCCTGTAGTGGGACGCGCCAAGGAAATTGAGCGTGTAATCCAAATCTTAGGCCGCCGGACAAAAAATAACCCAGTATTGATTGGTGAACCTGGGGTTGGTAAAACCGCGATCGCCGAAGGTCTAGCATCACGCATCGCTAACAAAGATGTCCCCGACATCCTGGAAGATAAGCGTGTAGTAACCCTAGATATCGGTTTATTGGTCGCTGGAACCAAGTACCGGGGTGAATTTGAAGAACGCTTGAAGAAAATCATGGACGAGATTCGTCAAGCGGGTAATGTAATTCTTGTAATAGACGAAGTACACACCCTCATTGGTGCAGGTGCGGCGGAAGGCGCAATCGATGCGGCAAACATCCTTAAGCCAGCTTTGGCTAGAGGTGAATTGCAATGTATCGGGGCGACAACCTTAGATGAGTACCGCAAGCACATCGAACGGGACGCAGCGTTAGAGCGCCGCTTCCAGCCTGTGATGGTCGGTGAACCTACCGTCGATGAAACAATAGAAATTTTATATGGTTTGCGCGATCGCTACGAGCAACACCACAAGCTGAAAATCTCCGACGAAGCCTTAGTTGCGGCAGCGAAATTGTCAGATCGTTATATTAGCGATCGCTATCTGCCAGACAAAGCCATCGACTTGGTTGATGAAGCTGGTTCTCGTGTGCGGTTGATCAACTCCCAACTGCCCCCCGCAGCCAAAGAGTTAGATAAAGAACTGCGCCAAATCTTAAAAGAAAAAGATGATGCTGTCCGTTCTCAAGACTTTGATAGAGCCGGGGAACTGCGCGATCGCGAAATGGAAATCAAAGCCGAAATTCGCGCGATCGCCCAAAGCAAGACCAATGCTTCTGGTACAGAAGGTGAAGAGCCTGTAGTGACCGAGGAAGATATTGCGCACATCGTTGCTTCTTGGACAGGCGTTCCCGTCAACAAGCTGACCGAATCCGAATCCGAAAAGCTGCTGCACATGGAAGACACCTTGCACCAGCGCTTAATCGGTCAAGAAGATGCGGTAAAAGCAGTTTCACGAGCCATTCGTCGCGCTCGTGTTGGTTTGAAAAACCCCAACCGACCCATTGCCAGCTTTGTCTTCTCCGGGCCGACTGGTGTAGGTAAAACCGAGTTGGCGAAATCCTTGGCTTCATACTTCTTCGGTTCCGAGGAAGCAATGATCCGCTTGGATATGTCCGAGTACATGGAACGTCACACCGTCAGCAAATTGATTGGTTCACCTCCAGGTTATGTTGGTTATAACGAAGGTGGACAATTAACCGAAGCTGTACGCCGTCGTCCTTACACCGTGGTGCTGTTCGACGAAATCGAAAAAGCCCACCCCGATGTCTTCAATATGCTGCTGCAAATTTTAGAAGACGGTCGGTTAACAGATGCCAAAGGACGCACCGTTGACTTCAAGAATACCTTGCTGATTTTGACATCCAACATCGGTTCCAAGGTAATCGAGAAAGGTGGCGGTGGTATCGGTTTCGAGTTTGCCGACGACCAAAGCGAATCACAATACAACCGCATTCGCTCCTTGGTGAACGAAGAATTGAAGCAATACTTCCGTCCTGAGTTCCTCAACCGTCTAGATGAAATTATCGTCTTCCGTCAGTTGAGCAAGGCAGAAGTTACCGAGATTGCGGATATCATGCTCAAAGAAGTATTTGGTCGCTTGACAGAAAAAGGTATAACTTTAGAAGTAAGCGATCGCTTCAAAGACAGACTTATCCAAGAAGGCTACAGCCCCAGCTACGGCGCAAGACCATTACGCCGCGCCATTATGCGCTTACTGGAAGATAGCCTCGCCGAAGAAATTCTTTCTGGTCGCATCAAAGATGGCGATATCGCCTTTGTTGATGTCGATGAAAACGGCACTGTCCAAGTTAGTTCTCAACAGCGTCGGGAATTATTACCCCAAGGTGTTGAGTCATAG
- a CDS encoding restriction endonuclease has product MSQLDEALRKFEAIEANLVKLENLWDLLQKNIPQNIVFGANPVYEDALRSYEHILTGLPLIDGWKPKTIPSDLDEIAQNRLDALELGEATLQIRVELQIEQPGKELREYRFKFNQKRRKLIQDKIVHLSNEIDKLLEKLQEKYPIDVDYDNKEDVERWLEIIRNKIEDLDWHTILDKTKQIDILLGSSVSRPKGWNDMKRHLSYAQINDLRDIILYDWPSVKAGIKESLYTSNEPILVDIQDLGELVASNPSGNVITKLKWEKLSEADFERLIFNLVSSEQSYENAELLMHTNAPDRGRDVSVYRVYRDPLSGVIRQRTIIQCKRWLDKSISLSDISSLKDQVKLWEPPRIDNLIIATTGRFTADAVTFVERYNQSDSAMKIELWAESRLESLLAFKPALIAEFGLR; this is encoded by the coding sequence ATGAGTCAGCTAGATGAAGCATTACGTAAATTTGAAGCTATTGAAGCAAATTTAGTGAAGCTTGAAAACCTATGGGACTTGTTACAAAAAAATATACCTCAAAATATTGTATTTGGGGCAAATCCTGTTTATGAGGATGCTTTACGTTCATATGAGCATATACTTACAGGGTTGCCATTGATTGATGGATGGAAACCAAAAACCATACCTAGTGATCTAGATGAGATAGCCCAAAATCGTTTAGATGCACTTGAACTTGGAGAAGCAACATTGCAAATTAGAGTAGAACTTCAAATTGAACAGCCCGGTAAGGAATTAAGAGAATATAGATTTAAATTTAATCAAAAGCGACGCAAACTTATTCAAGATAAAATTGTGCATTTATCTAATGAAATAGATAAACTTTTAGAAAAACTTCAAGAGAAATATCCTATTGATGTTGATTATGATAATAAAGAAGATGTTGAAAGATGGCTAGAAATAATTCGCAACAAAATTGAAGATTTAGATTGGCATACAATTCTGGATAAAACAAAGCAAATAGACATATTACTGGGTAGCAGTGTGAGTCGTCCTAAAGGTTGGAATGACATGAAACGTCATCTTTCATATGCACAAATTAATGATTTAAGAGATATTATTCTTTATGATTGGCCATCTGTGAAAGCAGGAATTAAAGAATCTCTGTATACCTCGAATGAACCAATTCTAGTAGATATTCAAGATTTAGGTGAACTTGTTGCATCAAACCCTTCAGGAAATGTTATTACTAAATTAAAGTGGGAAAAACTTTCTGAAGCAGATTTTGAACGTTTAATATTTAATTTAGTTTCTTCAGAACAGAGCTATGAGAACGCTGAATTGTTAATGCACACAAATGCCCCAGATCGGGGACGTGATGTGTCTGTTTATCGAGTTTATCGCGATCCATTGAGTGGAGTAATACGTCAAAGAACTATCATCCAGTGTAAGCGTTGGCTTGATAAAAGTATTTCTTTATCAGATATTAGTTCTTTAAAAGACCAAGTAAAACTTTGGGAACCGCCTCGAATAGATAATTTGATTATTGCTACGACAGGACGTTTTACAGCTGATGCTGTTACTTTTGTTGAGCGGTATAATCAATCAGACTCAGCGATGAAAATTGAGTTGTGGGCAGAAAGCCGTTTGGAAAGTCTGCTAGCTTTTAAGCCGGCATTGATTGCTGAATTTGGCTTGAGATAG
- a CDS encoding DUF3349 domain-containing protein: MQTTIPPHLQSAYELIQCAFPNGIEAEDYEPLLALLSEEMSGRNLAEVIACYLGKEYSMVLNDVYRVQSINIPKADAVANLKIYLLT; encoded by the coding sequence ATGCAAACAACAATTCCGCCTCATCTACAAAGCGCTTATGAATTAATTCAATGTGCTTTCCCTAATGGTATTGAAGCAGAAGATTATGAACCACTTTTAGCTTTACTAAGTGAGGAAATGTCAGGTAGGAACTTAGCGGAAGTAATCGCTTGCTACCTTGGTAAAGAATATAGCATGGTACTTAACGATGTGTATCGTGTACAGTCAATTAATATTCCTAAAGCTGACGCTGTTGCTAATTTAAAAATTTATTTACTTACTTGA
- a CDS encoding S1 family peptidase: MNRFYNLSSVLMGTAVVASVVITQPVFAQSAKDVAKVAIPTTVQINNTLSPGDSGSGVIIAKNGNTYTVLTANHVVKNPNSEYIIRTYNGKEYTVTTVQSLSGKPGNLDLAIAKFDSKDDLAIAPLANSDETSIGSGVYVSGYPLPAKGGTEREYAFTNGQVTNIRPSNNEGYTMRYDAVTRRGMSGGPVFDVSGRVVGIHGQGDTVGTVQNEAGGRNEEVKTGLNSAIPSNTVLASISDKSGMKFDNKPPANVDAEKVSQNDVNNWVNDIAKGIVSDVIRRILPF; encoded by the coding sequence ATGAATCGTTTTTATAACTTATCAAGTGTACTAATGGGAACAGCAGTAGTCGCCAGTGTGGTGATTACTCAGCCTGTATTTGCTCAATCTGCAAAAGACGTAGCTAAAGTAGCAATTCCTACTACTGTACAAATTAATAACACTCTCAGTCCTGGTGATAGTGGTTCTGGGGTAATTATTGCGAAAAATGGCAATACTTATACTGTGTTAACTGCCAATCATGTTGTTAAAAATCCTAATTCAGAATACATAATTCGCACCTATAACGGTAAAGAATATACTGTGACAACAGTACAAAGCTTGTCAGGAAAACCAGGAAATCTTGATTTAGCGATCGCCAAATTTGACAGCAAAGATGATTTAGCGATCGCACCATTAGCAAATTCTGATGAAACAAGTATTGGTTCTGGTGTTTATGTTTCTGGTTATCCCCTACCCGCCAAAGGGGGAACAGAACGGGAATATGCGTTTACTAACGGACAAGTCACTAATATCCGTCCCAGTAATAACGAAGGCTACACGATGCGCTACGATGCGGTAACACGCCGAGGGATGAGTGGTGGGCCAGTATTTGATGTTTCTGGTCGCGTAGTAGGGATTCACGGTCAAGGTGACACTGTAGGGACAGTACAAAACGAAGCTGGCGGCAGAAATGAAGAAGTGAAGACTGGTTTAAATTCGGCAATTCCTAGTAATACCGTTCTCGCGTCTATATCTGATAAATCAGGCATGAAGTTTGATAATAAACCACCAGCAAATGTTGATGCAGAGAAAGTTTCACAAAACGATGTCAACAACTGGGTTAATGATATTGCTAAGGGAATTGTTAGTGATGTAATTCGCAGAATATTACCGTTTTAA
- a CDS encoding S1 family peptidase, which translates to MQLMRGLWRLRWLGISMVLFIAYPPICLAETRPLITTKLTKSQIEQIARQTTVRILTGTASGSGVIVQRQGEIYTVITNWHVVGLSEKLTIMTCDGRRYFPVTNNFVQVGKADMAIIQFRSATPYRTATIHPQPVTPGEPVYTAGFPMYTQYQVETTFDQGIQVFRLTQGLVSLFLPKSLDQGYRLGYTNDISIGMSGGPIFNQHGLLVGINGRLKNRDPDFGVYTFEDNTSPHPEILEQMVGSSWGIPITTYLQFNWKN; encoded by the coding sequence ATGCAATTAATGCGGGGATTATGGCGATTACGATGGCTGGGTATCAGCATGGTTTTATTCATTGCTTATCCGCCAATTTGTTTAGCGGAAACTCGTCCTTTGATAACAACCAAACTTACAAAGTCACAAATCGAACAAATCGCCCGCCAAACAACAGTTCGTATCCTTACAGGTACAGCATCAGGTTCAGGTGTGATTGTTCAGCGTCAAGGCGAAATTTATACTGTAATTACAAATTGGCACGTAGTTGGATTAAGTGAAAAACTCACAATTATGACCTGTGATGGTCGCCGATATTTCCCTGTTACCAACAATTTTGTGCAAGTAGGGAAAGCAGATATGGCGATCATCCAGTTCAGGAGTGCCACACCATACCGCACCGCTACGATTCATCCCCAACCTGTTACCCCTGGTGAACCTGTATATACAGCCGGATTTCCGATGTATACCCAATATCAGGTGGAGACAACTTTTGATCAAGGTATCCAAGTATTTCGCCTGACACAAGGACTAGTATCTCTATTTTTACCAAAATCCCTAGATCAAGGATATCGCTTAGGCTACACCAATGATATCAGTATCGGCATGAGTGGTGGGCCGATTTTTAACCAACACGGTTTACTAGTAGGAATTAACGGACGCTTGAAAAACCGCGACCCAGATTTTGGTGTTTATACCTTTGAAGATAACACTTCCCCACACCCAGAAATATTAGAGCAAATGGTTGGTTCTAGTTGGGGCATACCAATAACTACATATTTACAATTTAACTGGAAAAATTAA
- a CDS encoding COP23 domain-containing protein → MKHSVLRTVITTSAIAISALASLQQPGRAEYTKGFYCDTSTGQPVTVYRNASGGLEPWIRWTSEFFKKSGYNSVDRCLEVSGRLETYRQQKSLRFITVGIINRQRVVCTASQVNGRCEGLIFTLKPGQDAVKTLVNLLAWREGQAGTPSLYESGEIPYIDVSSRLDSNTTPVVSPNNSQPKPQSPSANTNREL, encoded by the coding sequence ATGAAACACTCAGTATTAAGAACTGTTATCACAACAAGCGCGATCGCTATCAGTGCATTGGCTAGCCTACAACAACCAGGTCGGGCAGAATATACAAAAGGTTTTTATTGTGACACTTCCACAGGTCAACCAGTCACAGTGTACCGTAATGCCAGTGGTGGTCTAGAACCTTGGATTCGTTGGACTTCTGAGTTCTTTAAAAAAAGTGGTTACAACTCTGTTGATAGATGTCTAGAAGTTAGTGGTCGGTTAGAAACTTACCGCCAGCAAAAGAGCTTAAGATTTATCACTGTAGGTATCATCAATCGCCAGAGAGTAGTTTGTACCGCCAGTCAAGTAAATGGTCGTTGTGAAGGACTCATTTTCACCCTCAAACCTGGACAAGACGCAGTAAAAACACTGGTAAATCTTTTAGCTTGGCGTGAAGGTCAAGCTGGAACACCTTCACTGTATGAAAGTGGCGAAATTCCCTACATTGATGTCAGCAGCCGCTTAGATAGTAATACAACTCCAGTAGTTTCTCCTAACAATTCTCAGCCAAAACCACAGTCTCCTTCCGCTAATACAAATAGGGAACTATAA
- a CDS encoding four-helix bundle copper-binding protein gives MMMMMTEMMTAEMQACMKACMDCHKMCMETMTYCMSKGGMHMDMGMMGMMRDCSEMCMMCMNMMMGGSEFMGRTCMLCAEMCDRCAMMCEQMTDDQMMMDCAMACRKCAEACRSMQMMPA, from the coding sequence ATGATGATGATGATGACTGAAATGATGACTGCCGAAATGCAAGCCTGTATGAAAGCTTGTATGGACTGTCATAAAATGTGCATGGAAACCATGACTTACTGCATGAGTAAGGGTGGTATGCACATGGATATGGGCATGATGGGCATGATGCGTGATTGCTCAGAAATGTGCATGATGTGCATGAATATGATGATGGGCGGTTCCGAATTTATGGGACGCACTTGTATGCTGTGTGCGGAAATGTGCGATCGCTGTGCCATGATGTGCGAACAAATGACCGATGATCAAATGATGATGGATTGTGCAATGGCTTGTCGCAAATGTGCAGAAGCTTGTAGATCCATGCAAATGATGCCTGCTTAA
- a CDS encoding zinc-dependent alcohol dehydrogenase family protein: MKAVVMTAPGNPDVLQLQEIPNPGVPVGSTELLVRLVAAGINPIDTKLRKRGTFYPDKMPAILGCDGAGIVEAVGAGVQRFRMGDAVYFCNGGLGGHQGNYAEYTVVDERFTAHKPDSLSFAEAAGAPLVLITAWEALYERGRLEPGEKVLIHAGAGGVGHVAIQLAKLKGASVATTVSSEDKARFVKQLGADHVINYKQTDFAQAALDWTNGEGVDLAFDTVGGETFYKTFPAVRIYGDIVTILEPDANTVWKVARNRNLRIGLELMLTPMLLNLVELQEHHAEILTECADWIDQGKLKIHVSHKFPLEDAVKAHQLLESGSIAGKIVLLLSDE, translated from the coding sequence ATGAAAGCCGTTGTGATGACAGCGCCGGGAAATCCTGATGTATTGCAATTACAGGAAATCCCAAACCCTGGTGTTCCGGTGGGAAGCACAGAACTCTTAGTCCGCTTGGTAGCGGCTGGCATTAACCCCATAGATACTAAACTACGTAAACGTGGTACTTTTTACCCAGATAAAATGCCTGCTATTTTAGGATGTGATGGTGCAGGTATTGTAGAAGCTGTGGGAGCAGGTGTACAGCGTTTTCGTATGGGAGATGCTGTATATTTCTGCAATGGCGGTTTAGGCGGACATCAAGGTAATTACGCGGAATATACTGTAGTTGATGAACGCTTTACTGCACATAAACCAGATTCTCTCTCCTTTGCTGAAGCCGCAGGTGCGCCTCTGGTACTCATCACTGCGTGGGAAGCTTTATATGAAAGAGGAAGATTAGAACCAGGAGAGAAAGTTTTAATCCATGCGGGTGCGGGTGGTGTTGGCCATGTAGCAATTCAATTGGCGAAACTGAAAGGCGCGAGTGTCGCCACTACCGTTAGTTCTGAAGACAAGGCGCGTTTTGTGAAACAATTGGGCGCTGATCATGTCATCAATTATAAACAGACAGACTTTGCCCAAGCTGCTTTAGATTGGACTAATGGCGAAGGTGTGGATTTAGCTTTTGATACTGTTGGCGGCGAAACCTTTTACAAAACCTTTCCCGCAGTGCGGATATACGGCGATATTGTGACGATTCTTGAACCAGATGCAAATACAGTTTGGAAGGTGGCGAGAAACCGTAACTTGCGGATTGGTTTGGAATTAATGCTAACACCGATGTTGTTAAACTTAGTTGAATTGCAAGAACATCACGCAGAAATTTTAACAGAATGTGCCGACTGGATTGATCAGGGTAAGTTAAAAATCCATGTCAGCCATAAATTTCCCTTGGAAGATGCAGTTAAGGCACATCAATTACTTGAATCTGGGAGTATTGCGGGTAAAATTGTTCTGCTCCTTAGCGATGAATAA
- a CDS encoding pentapeptide repeat-containing protein produces MVIDLRPENPSFRDAFYQLLRKELQKTGAKPLGLDLSYSLIQGDFVGSDLGLRTPLYAQAIAPIFTATEQAQLERLRLVCLQSLAVGLPHSRDCRSLLGTQSPSSSDVTVFRGVLTLEQTRFNGEVTFANTFFLQSVDAKNAIFLQPVNWNEARFSRPVNFTNASFRQVSNFQDSIFFDKANFKQVQFQETANFQGTNFENSTNFQQAYFKQLSKFNSVQWQEKADFSGVRFANQARFTRGNFNQALSLTETTFEQAVIFREALFNQPVDLRGASILNQADFSDAVFSQEAFLNVPGLTFNSNQAKILGNPGQIGKMFNVPTLQGNQNVLRNLGQNFRQQQQVADANQLEYTKQQLRLKELTKRLIGTNINSASVTSLINLGFSLTQANVIIQRREIKPFRNSSELLSLADIDLETYTKLGDRLVVAEPLSIGNLMLEALQWLALSVLLLLSGYGTSFWLVFGVGGVIIAYFGLLFWLVDRVRRLRPIAIIPTYYETVCILISFICLELISLLAIFQNAEQPLLTLLCILLIIVPVPVGLLIRLYQQGRYHDLLKVSYFTEDGTFRQLRLLIGRLPVIPRNQTFRERYMPLLSDRRWNWLNYYDFSLNNLVKLGFNDIRLRDEHLPGLVATLAWYQWTLGLLYITLVLWTLSRTIPGLNLLIYLK; encoded by the coding sequence ATGGTAATTGATTTGCGTCCAGAAAACCCCAGCTTTCGTGATGCTTTTTATCAATTGTTGCGGAAGGAATTACAAAAAACTGGTGCAAAACCTCTAGGTTTAGATTTAAGTTATTCCCTAATTCAAGGGGATTTTGTTGGTAGTGATTTGGGTTTGAGAACACCTTTATATGCTCAAGCTATTGCTCCCATCTTCACCGCCACCGAACAAGCACAATTAGAACGTCTCCGCCTTGTCTGCTTGCAATCATTAGCTGTAGGTTTACCCCATTCTAGAGACTGTCGATCACTCTTAGGTACTCAATCACCATCATCCAGTGATGTGACAGTTTTTCGTGGTGTATTAACACTAGAGCAAACCCGTTTTAATGGCGAAGTCACCTTTGCCAATACGTTCTTTCTACAATCTGTTGATGCCAAAAATGCCATATTCTTACAACCTGTTAATTGGAACGAAGCTAGATTTAGCCGTCCAGTCAACTTTACTAATGCTAGTTTTCGACAAGTCAGTAATTTTCAAGATAGTATTTTTTTTGATAAAGCTAATTTCAAACAAGTCCAATTTCAAGAAACTGCTAATTTCCAAGGAACTAACTTTGAAAATAGTACTAACTTTCAACAAGCTTATTTTAAGCAGTTATCCAAATTTAATAGTGTACAGTGGCAAGAGAAAGCTGACTTTTCCGGTGTTAGATTTGCTAATCAAGCAAGATTTACAAGAGGTAATTTTAATCAAGCACTCTCCTTAACAGAAACCACTTTCGAGCAAGCCGTCATTTTTCGTGAAGCCTTATTTAATCAACCAGTCGATTTACGTGGTGCAAGTATTCTCAACCAAGCAGATTTTAGCGATGCTGTTTTTTCGCAAGAAGCATTCTTGAATGTACCAGGATTAACATTTAATTCTAATCAAGCCAAAATTTTAGGTAATCCTGGACAAATTGGGAAAATGTTTAATGTTCCTACGTTGCAAGGTAATCAAAATGTCTTGCGTAATTTAGGTCAGAATTTTCGACAACAGCAGCAAGTCGCCGATGCTAATCAATTAGAATACACCAAACAGCAACTCCGTCTCAAAGAGTTAACTAAACGTTTAATCGGGACAAATATTAATAGTGCATCTGTAACAAGTTTAATTAATTTAGGTTTTTCACTCACGCAAGCAAATGTAATTATCCAACGTCGTGAAATCAAACCATTTCGTAACAGCAGTGAGTTACTAAGTTTAGCAGATATAGATTTAGAAACATATACCAAACTGGGCGATCGCCTTGTCGTAGCCGAACCTCTATCTATAGGAAATTTGATGCTAGAAGCCTTACAGTGGTTGGCATTGAGTGTATTACTATTGTTGAGTGGTTATGGAACAAGTTTTTGGTTAGTGTTTGGAGTAGGAGGAGTCATTATAGCCTATTTCGGCTTACTCTTTTGGTTAGTAGACCGTGTGCGTCGTCTACGTCCGATAGCAATTATTCCCACATATTACGAAACTGTTTGTATATTAATTAGTTTTATTTGTTTAGAATTGATTAGTTTATTAGCTATTTTTCAGAACGCCGAACAGCCTCTACTTACTCTATTGTGTATTCTCTTAATTATTGTTCCTGTACCAGTAGGTTTATTAATTCGCCTTTATCAACAAGGTCGTTATCATGATTTATTGAAAGTTTCTTACTTCACCGAAGATGGAACCTTCCGCCAACTACGGCTACTAATTGGACGTTTACCAGTCATTCCCCGCAATCAAACCTTTCGGGAAAGATATATGCCATTACTTAGCGATCGCCGTTGGAACTGGCTCAATTATTATGATTTTAGTCTCAATAATTTAGTTAAATTAGGCTTCAACGATATCCGCCTACGCGATGAACACCTACCAGGACTTGTTGCTACTCTAGCTTGGTATCAATGGACTTTAGGTTTACTCTACATCACCCTAGTTTTGTGGACATTATCGCGTACTATACCAGGCTTAAATTTATTAATTTATCTCAAATAG
- the fba gene encoding class II fructose-bisphosphate aldolase (catalyzes the reversible aldol condensation of dihydroxyacetonephosphate and glyceraldehyde 3-phosphate in the Calvin cycle, glycolysis, and/or gluconeogenesis) codes for MALVPLRLLLDHAAENGYGIPAFNVNNLEQIQAILKAAAETDSPVILQASRGARNYAGENFLRHLILAAVETYPHIPIVMHQDHGNAPSTCYSAIKNNFTSVMMDGSLEADAKTPASFEYNVNVTREVVNVAHALGVSVEGELGCLGSLETGAGEAEDGHGFEGTLDHSQLLTDPDEAVSFVEATQVDALAVAIGTSHGAYKFTRKPTGEILAISRIEEIHRRLPNTHLVMHGSSSVPEDLIALINEYGGAIPETYGVPVEEIQKGIKSGVRKVNIDTDNRLAITAAVREALAKNPKEFDPRHFLKPSITYMQKVCAERYQQFGTAGNASKIKQVSLEEFAAKYAKGELNAVTKAAAKV; via the coding sequence ATGGCGCTTGTACCATTGCGGCTGCTTTTGGATCACGCGGCTGAGAACGGTTACGGCATCCCAGCTTTCAACGTTAACAATTTGGAGCAGATTCAGGCAATCCTAAAGGCTGCTGCCGAGACAGATAGCCCCGTAATTTTGCAAGCTTCTCGTGGCGCTCGTAATTATGCAGGTGAAAACTTCCTCCGCCACTTGATTTTGGCTGCGGTAGAAACCTATCCTCATATTCCCATTGTCATGCACCAGGATCATGGTAATGCTCCTTCTACCTGCTACTCAGCCATCAAGAACAACTTCACCAGCGTAATGATGGATGGTTCCTTGGAAGCTGATGCAAAGACACCTGCCAGTTTCGAGTACAACGTTAATGTTACCCGCGAAGTTGTAAATGTAGCTCATGCTTTGGGCGTAAGCGTTGAAGGTGAACTCGGTTGCTTGGGTTCTCTAGAAACCGGCGCTGGTGAAGCTGAAGATGGACACGGTTTTGAAGGTACTCTTGACCATTCTCAACTCTTAACTGACCCAGATGAAGCAGTTAGCTTCGTAGAAGCAACTCAAGTAGACGCTTTGGCTGTAGCTATCGGTACTAGCCACGGTGCTTACAAGTTTACCCGCAAACCCACTGGGGAAATTTTGGCAATTAGCCGCATTGAAGAAATTCACCGCCGTCTACCTAACACCCACTTGGTAATGCACGGTTCTTCTTCTGTACCTGAAGATTTAATCGCTTTGATTAACGAGTACGGTGGTGCTATTCCTGAAACCTACGGTGTACCTGTAGAAGAAATCCAAAAAGGTATCAAGAGCGGTGTTCGTAAAGTAAACATCGACACCGACAACCGTTTGGCTATCACCGCAGCTGTGCGTGAAGCTTTAGCAAAAAATCCCAAAGAATTTGACCCCCGTCACTTCCTCAAGCCTTCCATTACATATATGCAGAAGGTTTGTGCTGAACGCTATCAACAATTTGGTACTGCTGGTAACGCTAGCAAGATTAAGCAAGTTTCTTTGGAAGAGTTTGCTGCTAAGTATGCTAAAGGTGAACTCAACGCTGTTACCAAGGCTGCTGCTAAGGTTTAA